In Nocardioides nitrophenolicus, the genomic window CTCGATCTGCTGCTCGACCATCTCCTTGATCGCCACGAAGCCCTCGGCGTCGAAGGGCTGGCCCTTCTTCTCCGCCGACTCGCGGGCGACGATCTCGAGCACGCCGGCGAGCTGGGCCGGGCCCATCACCGACGACTTGGCCGAGGGCCAGGTGAACAGGAAGCGCGGGTCGTAGGCGCGCCCGTTCATGCCGTAGTTGCCCGCGCCGTACGACGCGCCCATGATCACCGTCAGGTGCGGCACCTTCGAGTTGGAGACCGCGTTGATCATCATCGCGCCGTGCTTGATGATGCCGCCCTGCTCGTACTCCGCGCCGACCATGTAGCCGGTCGTGTTGTGCAGGAACAGCAGCGGCGTGTCCTTCTGGTTGGCCAGCTGGATGAACTGCGCCGCCTTCTGCGCCTCCTCGCTCATCAGCACGCCGCGGGCGTTGGCGAGGATGCCGATCGGGTGCCCGTGCAGCGTGGCCCAGCCGACGCACAGCGCCGAGCCGTAGAGCGGCTTGAACTCGTCGAACGGCTGTGCGTTGTCGGGTCCGGTCCCGTCGACGATGCGCAGGATCGCCTCGCGCGGGTCGAACGGCTCCTTGAGGTCGGTGGGGATGAGGTCGAGCAGGTCCTCCGGGTCGAGGTCGGGCTCGGCGTACGACGTGCTGGGGACCGCGCCGGCCTTGCGCCAGTTGAGCCGGGCGATGGTACGGCGGGCGAGCCGGATCGCGTCGTGCTCGTCGATCGCGAGGGCGTCGGACAGACCGGAGGTCCGCGAGTGCATCTCGGCGCCGCCGAGCGTCTCGTCGTCGGACTCCTCGCCGGTCGCCATCTTCACCAGCGGCGGGCCGGCCAGGAACACCTTGGCCTGCTCCTTGACCATGATCACGTAGTCGCTCATGCCGGGGACATAGGCGCCGCCGGCCGTGGAGTTGCCGAAGACCACCGAGATCGTGGGCTGCTTGCGCGCCGAGGAGCGGGTGAGGTCGCGGAAGCCGCGGCCGCCGGGGATGAAGATCTCCTTCTGGGTGGGGAGATCCGCGCCGCCCGACTCGGTGAGGTTGATCGTCGGGAGGAAGTTCTTCTCGGCGATCTCGGCCGCCCGGAAGGACTTCTTCAGCGACCACGGGTTGAGCGCACCGCCCTTGACGGTGGGGTCGTTGGCGACGATCAGGCACTCGACGCCCTCGACCACGCCGATGCCGGTGACGAGCGAGGCGCCGACCGCGAAGTCGCTGCCCCAGCCGGCCAGCGGCATCAGCTCGAGGAAGGCGGAGCCCTCGTCGACGAGCAGCTCGATCCGCTCCCGGGCGGTGAGCTTGCCGCGGTCCTTGTGCCGGGCGATGTACTTGCCGCCGGCCTCGACCGCCTTGGCCTGCTCGGCGTGCAGGTCGGCCAGCTTGGCCTCCATCGCCGTACGCCGGTCGTGCTCCGGCGCCTGCTCGGGGATCTCGGTCTCCGTCGTGGTCACGTCTCGCTCACTTCCTCGAGCACCGCCTTCATCCTCTCCAGGGTCGTGCGCATGCCGCGCTCGTTGGTCTTGCCGCGCAGCCGGCCGAGGACCAGCCAGTAGCCGCGCATGAACCAGGCCGGCGTCAGCCGGAAGTACTCGGTGACGCTGGTGCCGTCGCCGTCCGGCCGCATCCGGTAGCCCCAGGTGTTGAGGGGGTTCTCGTCGAGGCCGACGGCGAACTCGAACACCTCGTGGGGCTCGGCCTTGGTGACCGTGCAGGGCGTCCAGTACACGGGGCCGACGCCGTTCCGCTTCACGTGGCCACGGAACCGGGCGCCGACGACCGGCCCGGTCGCGCCGTGGGTCCACTCGGCCTCGAAGGTCTCGGGCGAGAACTCACCGATCCGGGTCACGTCGCTGACCAGCGCCCAGACCTCCTCGACCGGCGCCTTCATGTGCACCGTCACCTCGCCGCCGAGCGGCTTGAGCAGGCCCATCAGGAGTACCCCAGCAGCCTGGCGGCGAGGTCGGTCAGCACCTCGGTCGCGCCACCGCCGATCGGCAGCAGCCGGGCGTCGCGGTAGTGGCGCTCCACCTCGGTGCCGTGCATGTAGCCGGCACCGCCGTGCAGCTGGACCGCGAGGTCGGAGACCGCGACCGCGGTGTCGACGGCGGTCTGCTTGGCCAGGCAGGCCTCGGCGATCACGTTCTCCCCGGCGACATGGCGGGCCGCGACGTCGAGGGTGTAGGTGCGCGCGACCTCGACCTGGCGGTGCATCTCGACCAGCTGGGCGCGCACCACCTGGTTCTTGTTGAGCGGCTTGCCGAAGGTCTCCCGCTCCCGGGTGTACGCCGCGGCGAGGTCGAGACAGCGCTTCGCGTGGCCGTAGCCCATCAGCGCGAGGAAGATCCGCTCCACCACGAACTGCTGGGCGATGTAGTAGAAGCCCTGGTTCTCGCTCCCGACCAGGTTCGCCACCGGGACCCGGACGTCGGCGTAGGACAGCTCGGCGGTGTCGGAGCAGAGCCAGCCCATCTTCTTCAGGCTGCGCTGGACGGTGAAGCCCGGCGTCCCCTTGTCGACCACGATCAGCGAGATTCCGGCATGGCCCGCCTCGCCGGTGCGGCACGCGGTCACGACGAAGTCGCCGCGCACCGCCGAGGTGATGAAGGTCTTGGCGCCGTTGATGACGTAGTGGTCGCCGTCGCGGACCGCCTTGGTGGTGATCCCGGCGACGTCGGAGCCGCCGCCGGGCTCGGTGATGCCGAGGCTGCCGATCTTCTCGCCGGCCAGCGTGGGCCGCACGTAGCGGTCGATGAGGTACGGCGAGCCGTTCTCGACCATGTGGGGCACCGAGATGCCGTGGGTGAACAGCGAGGCCATCAGCCCACCGGACGCACCGGCCTCCATCAGCCCCTCCTGCAGCGCGCACGCGTCGAGCAGGTCGCCGCCCTCGCCACCGGCCGCCTCGGGGTAGCCGACCGCGAGCAGGCCGGCCTTGGCCGCGGCCTGGGTGAGACTGCGCGGAAGCTCGCCGGCGTCCTCCCACTCCTGCAGGCTCGGCATGATCTCGCGGCGTGCGAACTCGCTCGCCGACTCCTTGAGCGCCTGGCGCTCCTCGCTCCAACGCATCTAGACCAAGTCCTCCTGGATGTGGACGATCCGGCTGCGCACCCATTCCCCGAGGCCCTTGGCCTGGGGGTCGAACCGGGTGGACGCGGCGACGCCGTCGCCGAGCAGGCCGTGGATGACGACGTTGACCGCGCCCAGGTTGGGCAGCACGTAGACGTCGATGTCGAGGTCGCCGGCCTCCGGGACCAGCTCCCGGATCTTGCGGTCCTTGACGATCTTGGCGAGCCACTGGCAGCGCGCCTCGTACTTCGGCGAGCCGTCGTTCTTGACCCACAGGCCGAGGTTGGCGTTGCCGCCCTTGTCGCCGGAGCGGGCGTGCACGAAGGTGCCGAGCGGCATCCGGCGGGTGATCGTGTCGGCCGGCGCGGGGTACGGCGAGGGCCGCTTGCCGAGCTCCGGGTCGAGCTCCGCGGGGTCGGCGAAGACCGTCGGGTCGGCGATCACCTCGCGGCTGCCGTCGTGGTGGACGACGGTGTGGGCGACGGCGGCCCGGTCGACGTACTCGGGACGGTAGATGCCGAACGGACTGGGCTTCTGGGGCGGCGTGGTCATCGTGAAGCCGGGATAGCTGGCGAGCGCGAGCTCGACCGCGGGACCCGTGAACGGCTTGCCGAGCGGGCCGGCCTCGGAGTCCTTGCCGATGCAGCGCAGGATGACCGAGGCGCCCTCCTCGGTGTCCGCATCGCCCGTACGTGCGGGGGTCTGGGTCC contains:
- a CDS encoding acyl-CoA dehydrogenase family protein, which gives rise to MRWSEERQALKESASEFARREIMPSLQEWEDAGELPRSLTQAAAKAGLLAVGYPEAAGGEGGDLLDACALQEGLMEAGASGGLMASLFTHGISVPHMVENGSPYLIDRYVRPTLAGEKIGSLGITEPGGGSDVAGITTKAVRDGDHYVINGAKTFITSAVRGDFVVTACRTGEAGHAGISLIVVDKGTPGFTVQRSLKKMGWLCSDTAELSYADVRVPVANLVGSENQGFYYIAQQFVVERIFLALMGYGHAKRCLDLAAAYTRERETFGKPLNKNQVVRAQLVEMHRQVEVARTYTLDVAARHVAGENVIAEACLAKQTAVDTAVAVSDLAVQLHGGAGYMHGTEVERHYRDARLLPIGGGATEVLTDLAARLLGYS
- a CDS encoding acyl-CoA carboxylase subunit beta, which produces MEAKLADLHAEQAKAVEAGGKYIARHKDRGKLTARERIELLVDEGSAFLELMPLAGWGSDFAVGASLVTGIGVVEGVECLIVANDPTVKGGALNPWSLKKSFRAAEIAEKNFLPTINLTESGGADLPTQKEIFIPGGRGFRDLTRSSARKQPTISVVFGNSTAGGAYVPGMSDYVIMVKEQAKVFLAGPPLVKMATGEESDDETLGGAEMHSRTSGLSDALAIDEHDAIRLARRTIARLNWRKAGAVPSTSYAEPDLDPEDLLDLIPTDLKEPFDPREAILRIVDGTGPDNAQPFDEFKPLYGSALCVGWATLHGHPIGILANARGVLMSEEAQKAAQFIQLANQKDTPLLFLHNTTGYMVGAEYEQGGIIKHGAMMINAVSNSKVPHLTVIMGASYGAGNYGMNGRAYDPRFLFTWPSAKSSVMGPAQLAGVLEIVARESAEKKGQPFDAEGFVAIKEMVEQQIEEQSLPYVLSGMVYDDGVIDPRDTRTVLGICLSVIDNQPIEGAMNFGVFRM
- a CDS encoding SRPBCC family protein, which codes for MGLLKPLGGEVTVHMKAPVEEVWALVSDVTRIGEFSPETFEAEWTHGATGPVVGARFRGHVKRNGVGPVYWTPCTVTKAEPHEVFEFAVGLDENPLNTWGYRMRPDGDGTSVTEYFRLTPAWFMRGYWLVLGRLRGKTNERGMRTTLERMKAVLEEVSET